From the Paramormyrops kingsleyae isolate MSU_618 chromosome 7, PKINGS_0.4, whole genome shotgun sequence genome, one window contains:
- the fer gene encoding tyrosine-protein kinase Fer isoform X4 — protein sequence MKMGFGRDLRSCHDGLVKLQDWELKLLEMVKRFMTLRVKSDKEYASLLLNISQHVDRHDGASQADYISTVSKSWAHMVQQTEQLSRIMKSHAEELNSGPLHRLTLMIKDKQQVKKSYQSIHQQIEAEMTKVTKNDLEKLKSIYRQLTKDANCAKEKYKEAILKGSFQLMYKQDFTSNRDVCKKYLRCAVYGSTNAKVT from the exons ATGAAGATGGGATTCGGGCGAGACCTGCGCAGCTGCCACGATGGCCTGGTCAAGCTTCAGGACTGGGAGCTGAAGCTTCTGGAGATGGTGAAGCGCTTCATGACGCTGAGGGTGAAGAGCGACAAGGAGTACGCATCGCTGCTGCTCAACATCAGCCAGCACGTGGACCGGCACGACGGCGCCAGCCAGGCCGACTACATCAGCACCGTCTCCAAG TCCTGGGCTCACATGGTGCAGCAGACGGAGCAGCTGAGCAGGATCATGAAGTCACACGCCGAGGAGCTGAACTCTGGACCCCTGCACCGGCTCACGCTGATGATCAAGGACAAGCAGCAAGTGAAGAAGAGCTACCAGAGCATCCACCAGCAGATTGAGGCCGAGATGACCAAG GTTACAAAGAACGACCTGGAGAAGTTGAAAAGCATCTACAGGCAGTTAACAAAGGACGCCAACTGTGCCAAAGAGAAATACAAAGAGGCCATTCTGAAAG GAAGCTTTCAACTTATGTACAAGCAGGATTTTACATCAAATCGTGATGTATGCAAGAAATATCTGAGATGTGCGGTTTACGGAAGCACCAATGCAAAGGTGACATga